A single window of Pectobacterium parmentieri DNA harbors:
- the der gene encoding ribosome biogenesis GTPase Der: MIPVVALVGRPNVGKSTLFNRLTRTRDALVADFPGLTRDRKYGRAEVEGHEFIIVDTGGIDGTEDGVETRMAGQSLVAIEEADIVLFMVDARAGLMPADEGIAKHLRSREKMTVLVANKTDGLDPDMVTADFYSLGMGEVYAIAASHGRGVTSLLETVLLPFVQDEIEEPVELTEEEENAAYWAALEAEEQASEEEAEDDFNPEDLPIKLAIVGRPNVGKSTLTNRILGEERVVVYDMPGTTRDSIYIPMVRDEREYILIDTAGVRKRGKVTETVEKFSVIKTLQAIEDANVVLLVIDAREGISDQDLSLLGFILNSGRSLVIVVNKWDGLSQEVRDQVKDMLDLRLGFIDFARIHFISALHGSGVGNLFESVMEAYSCATRRVSTAMLTRVMQMAADDHQPPLVRGRRVKLKYAHAGGYNPPIVVIHGNQVKDLPDSYKRYLMNYYRRSLEVMGTPIRIQFKEGENPFADKRNTLTPNQLRKRKRLMSHLKKSK, translated from the coding sequence ATGATACCTGTCGTCGCGCTGGTCGGGCGCCCGAATGTGGGTAAATCCACGCTATTTAACCGCTTAACGCGCACTCGTGATGCATTGGTGGCGGATTTCCCTGGGCTGACTCGCGACCGCAAGTATGGTCGTGCAGAGGTGGAAGGGCATGAATTTATTATCGTCGATACCGGTGGGATCGACGGCACAGAAGACGGTGTGGAAACGCGAATGGCGGGTCAATCGCTGGTAGCGATTGAAGAAGCCGATATCGTGCTGTTCATGGTCGATGCTCGTGCGGGGCTGATGCCTGCGGATGAAGGCATTGCCAAACATTTGCGTAGCCGCGAAAAGATGACGGTACTGGTCGCTAACAAAACCGATGGCCTTGACCCGGATATGGTCACGGCAGATTTTTACTCGCTCGGTATGGGTGAAGTCTACGCGATCGCGGCATCTCATGGTCGCGGCGTGACATCGCTGCTGGAAACGGTTTTGCTGCCGTTTGTACAAGATGAAATAGAAGAACCCGTCGAGCTAACCGAAGAAGAAGAGAACGCGGCTTATTGGGCTGCGTTAGAAGCGGAAGAGCAGGCCAGCGAAGAGGAAGCGGAAGACGATTTCAATCCTGAAGATTTGCCGATCAAACTGGCGATTGTCGGGCGTCCGAATGTGGGCAAATCCACGCTGACTAACCGTATTCTGGGTGAAGAGCGTGTGGTCGTGTATGACATGCCGGGCACCACGCGTGACAGTATCTATATTCCGATGGTGCGCGACGAACGTGAATATATTCTGATTGATACCGCTGGGGTGCGTAAGCGCGGTAAAGTCACGGAAACGGTAGAAAAATTCTCCGTCATCAAGACGTTGCAGGCGATTGAAGATGCCAACGTAGTGCTGCTGGTTATTGATGCGCGTGAAGGTATCTCCGATCAGGATCTCTCACTGCTGGGCTTTATCCTCAATAGTGGGCGCTCACTGGTGATCGTGGTGAACAAATGGGATGGCCTGTCGCAGGAAGTGCGTGACCAGGTGAAAGATATGCTAGATCTGCGTCTCGGTTTCATCGACTTTGCCCGTATTCACTTCATTTCCGCATTACACGGCAGCGGCGTGGGTAACCTGTTTGAGTCGGTTATGGAAGCCTATTCTTGCGCGACGCGCCGTGTGAGTACCGCGATGTTGACGCGTGTTATGCAAATGGCAGCAGACGATCACCAGCCACCATTGGTGCGTGGTCGTCGCGTGAAACTGAAATATGCGCATGCCGGGGGTTATAATCCACCGATTGTGGTGATCCACGGTAATCAGGTGAAAGACCTGCCGGATTCCTATAAGCGCTATCTGATGAACTACTATCGTCGTTCGCTGGAAGTGATGGGCACACCGATTCGTATTCAGTTTAAAGAAGGGGAAAACCCCTTTGCAGACAAGCGCAACACGCTGACGCCAAACCAATTGCGTAAGCGTAAGCGGCTGATGTCGCATCTTAAAAAGAGTAAGTGA
- a CDS encoding AEC family transporter has product MSWETWSFAFNVTMPNVLMLLIGMVLRKLNVLNDAFCDAAMRLVFNLSLPCLLFFSVATNHQSFSEQWPLVVYGTVGTLATFLLLEIVAIRLVKEPSERGIFVQGGFRSNTGIMGMAFAMSAYGEEGVAVGSMYLMVTVIMFNALSVITLTRSLQRQSPEQKIPASQLLRGIVTNPLIIGLLLGAAYGQSQLPMPSMIKQTGGFISSMALPLALLCAGASLEWRSMFRSSNVAMLSSVAKLLVVPGLLTLGGWLAGFRGVELGIIFLFSSTPTASGSYVMTRAMGGNATLAANIIGLTTAGGFFVIALGLYFLRSLGVI; this is encoded by the coding sequence ATGTCCTGGGAAACCTGGAGTTTTGCATTCAATGTTACGATGCCTAATGTGCTTATGTTGTTGATTGGCATGGTATTACGTAAGCTAAATGTGTTGAACGATGCCTTTTGCGATGCCGCGATGCGGTTAGTGTTCAACCTTTCCTTGCCTTGTCTGTTGTTTTTCAGTGTTGCGACCAATCATCAGTCGTTCTCAGAGCAGTGGCCGCTGGTGGTGTATGGCACCGTGGGGACGCTGGCAACCTTCCTGCTATTGGAAATAGTGGCGATTCGTCTGGTCAAAGAACCCTCGGAGAGGGGCATCTTCGTTCAGGGTGGTTTCCGCTCCAACACGGGCATCATGGGCATGGCGTTTGCGATGAGCGCCTATGGTGAGGAAGGGGTGGCCGTCGGGTCCATGTATCTGATGGTGACGGTGATTATGTTTAACGCACTGTCTGTCATTACGCTGACGCGCAGCTTGCAACGGCAATCTCCGGAGCAGAAGATCCCAGCAAGTCAACTGTTGCGGGGGATTGTAACGAATCCGCTGATCATTGGCCTGCTCCTTGGGGCGGCATATGGACAGAGCCAACTGCCGATGCCGAGTATGATTAAGCAAACTGGCGGCTTTATTTCCTCAATGGCGCTGCCGCTGGCGTTACTCTGTGCCGGAGCGAGTCTGGAATGGCGTAGTATGTTCCGCTCATCCAACGTCGCCATGCTCTCCTCCGTGGCTAAGCTGTTGGTCGTTCCGGGACTGCTGACGCTCGGGGGATGGTTGGCTGGCTTCCGGGGTGTTGAACTGGGTATCATCTTCTTGTTTTCCTCAACGCCGACGGCATCGGGAAGCTACGTAATGACGCGAGCGATGGGGGGCAACGCCACGCTGGCGGCGAATATCATCGGGCTGACGACAGCGGGAGGCTTCTTTGTGATTGCGCTAGGGCTCTACTTTTTACGCTCACTGGGCGTGATTTAA
- the bamB gene encoding outer membrane protein assembly factor BamB — protein MQLRKTLLVGLVSVALLSGCSLFNSEEDVVAMSPLPKVENQFTPTKVWNSSVGSGIGEFYSNLHPAWQDNRVFAADRRGTVKAMDLNDGKEVWRADLSEKTNFFSRNNPALLSGGVTVSGNHVYVGSEKAQVYALNAEDGTPVWQAKVAGEALSRPVVSDGVVLIHTSNGMLQALNEADGAIKWSVNLDMPTLSLRGESAPTTAFGAAIVGGDNGRVNAIMINQGQLIWQQRISQPSGATEIDRLNDVDTTPVVAGEVVYALGYNGNMTALDLRSGQVLWKRELGSVHDFIIDGDRIYLVDQDDRVVALNTNGGVSLWRQSDLLHRNLTAPALYNGYLVVGDAEGYLHWLNTADGRFVAQQKVDSSGFLSKPVVASDKLLIQAKNGDVYAFTR, from the coding sequence ATGCAATTGCGTAAAACACTGTTGGTAGGACTGGTTTCTGTTGCCCTGCTGAGCGGATGCTCGCTGTTTAACAGCGAAGAAGATGTCGTCGCTATGTCTCCATTGCCGAAGGTGGAAAATCAGTTCACGCCAACCAAAGTGTGGAACAGCTCGGTTGGGAGTGGCATTGGTGAATTTTATTCCAATCTTCACCCAGCATGGCAAGATAATCGCGTTTTTGCCGCCGATCGTCGTGGCACCGTAAAAGCGATGGATTTGAATGATGGCAAAGAGGTGTGGCGCGCCGACCTGTCCGAGAAAACCAATTTCTTCTCTCGCAATAATCCAGCACTGCTGTCTGGCGGCGTGACGGTTTCTGGTAACCATGTCTATGTCGGCAGCGAAAAGGCGCAGGTCTATGCGCTGAATGCGGAAGATGGTACGCCGGTGTGGCAGGCGAAAGTGGCCGGCGAAGCGCTGTCCCGTCCTGTGGTCAGCGATGGTGTGGTGCTGATCCACACTAGCAACGGTATGTTGCAGGCCTTGAATGAAGCGGATGGCGCAATCAAGTGGAGTGTCAATCTGGATATGCCGACGCTGTCTCTGCGCGGTGAATCTGCACCGACAACCGCGTTTGGTGCGGCGATTGTCGGCGGTGACAATGGTCGTGTGAATGCCATCATGATCAATCAGGGTCAGCTCATCTGGCAACAGCGTATTTCGCAGCCGAGTGGCGCAACCGAAATCGATCGTTTGAATGATGTCGACACAACACCTGTTGTTGCGGGCGAAGTGGTATACGCATTGGGTTACAATGGCAACATGACCGCGCTGGATCTGCGTTCTGGTCAGGTTTTGTGGAAGCGTGAACTGGGTTCAGTGCATGATTTCATCATTGACGGCGACCGCATCTATCTGGTCGATCAGGACGATCGCGTCGTTGCATTGAACACCAACGGCGGCGTGAGCCTGTGGCGTCAAAGCGATCTGCTGCACCGCAACTTAACGGCTCCGGCACTGTATAACGGCTATCTGGTTGTGGGCGATGCTGAAGGGTATCTGCACTGGCTGAATACGGCAGATGGTCGCTTTGTGGCGCAACAAAAAGTGGATAGCTCTGGTTTCCTGAGCAAGCCTGTCGTTGCCAGCGACAAGCTGTTGATTCAGGCGAAAAACGGTGATGTCTACGCGTTTACTCGCTAG
- a CDS encoding zinc ribbon domain-containing protein, with protein sequence MDAICPHCHSVMDWQTGNTFQCVACQQHYLRKATCHECNHSLQELKACGAVDYFCQQHGMISKRRVVFSYAPAD encoded by the coding sequence ATGGATGCAATCTGTCCACACTGCCATAGTGTGATGGACTGGCAAACCGGCAATACATTTCAGTGTGTCGCTTGCCAGCAGCATTATCTGCGTAAGGCTACGTGCCATGAGTGTAACCACTCACTTCAGGAACTGAAAGCCTGTGGCGCGGTGGATTACTTTTGTCAGCAGCACGGGATGATTTCCAAACGGCGGGTCGTGTTCAGCTACGCCCCTGCCGATTAA
- a CDS encoding YfgM family protein, whose translation MEVYTTENEQVDALRRFLAENGKALVVGVVLGVGALVGWRFWQSHQNDSVQAASASYQQVTEQLAAGKAEAIASTEKFTAENKNTYGALASLELARHYVDQKDFAKAAQQLVLAQSQTKDADLLAVVNLRLARVQLQENKADDALKTLDAIKPEGWASQAAEVRGDILVSKGDNQAARDAYNKGLSSNPSQAQQALLRMKLNNLSS comes from the coding sequence GTGGAAGTCTATACCACAGAGAATGAACAGGTTGATGCGCTACGTCGTTTCCTCGCGGAGAACGGAAAGGCGTTGGTTGTCGGTGTTGTATTGGGCGTTGGTGCACTGGTTGGCTGGCGTTTCTGGCAAAGCCATCAAAATGACAGCGTGCAGGCGGCATCTGCGTCTTATCAGCAGGTGACGGAACAACTGGCCGCAGGCAAAGCGGAAGCGATTGCTTCAACAGAGAAATTTACGGCTGAGAATAAGAATACCTATGGTGCGCTTGCTTCTCTGGAGCTGGCTCGCCATTACGTTGATCAGAAAGATTTTGCTAAAGCAGCGCAGCAACTGGTACTGGCACAGTCGCAGACTAAAGATGCCGATCTGCTGGCGGTAGTGAATCTGCGTCTGGCGCGGGTTCAGCTACAGGAAAACAAAGCGGATGACGCGCTGAAAACGTTGGATGCCATCAAGCCGGAAGGCTGGGCGTCACAGGCAGCGGAAGTTCGTGGCGATATTCTGGTGAGCAAAGGGGATAATCAGGCTGCGCGTGATGCCTACAACAAAGGGTTGTCTTCCAATCCATCGCAGGCACAGCAAGCGTTACTGCGCATGAAACTGAATAACCTATCCAGCTAA